One Peromyscus maniculatus bairdii isolate BWxNUB_F1_BW_parent chromosome 14, HU_Pman_BW_mat_3.1, whole genome shotgun sequence genomic window carries:
- the LOC102927827 gene encoding acyl-coenzyme A thioesterase 5-like isoform X3 translates to MAAATLSLEPAGRSCWDEPLSIAVHGLAPEQPVTLRAALRDEKGARFRAHARYRADAHGRLDLARAPALGGSFAGLEPMGLLWALEPERPLWRLVKRDVRTPFVVELEVLDGHEPDGGQLLARAVHERHFMAPGVRRVPVREGRVRATLFLPPGNGPFPGIIDILGLGGGLLEYRASLLAGKGFAVLALAYYSYDDLPKSVKTLHLEYFEEAVNYLLRHPQVKGPGIGLLGTSKGAQLCLSMASFLKGITAAVIINGCMANVAGTLYYKDETLPPLGSNLNRIRVRMTRAGRVSSMPMRSPNACRPMGRRSPRLSATQKQGIILSPLISHAASLPYLTFIMDLSSLEGSPVLMPWPRWMHGRNSRLSSTNIWVVKRGQSQQNCDFL, encoded by the exons ATGGCGGCGGCAACGCTGAGCCTGGAGCCCGCGGGCCGCAGCTGCTGGGACGAGCCGCTGAGCATCGCCGTGCACGGCCTGGCCCCCGAGCAGCCCGTCACGCTGCGCGCCGCCCTGCGCGACGAGAAAGGCGCGCGCTTCCGCGCCCACGCGCGCTACCGCGCCGACGCCCACGGCCGCCTGGACCTGGCGCGCGCGCCCGCGCTGGGCGGCAGCTTCGCGGGGCTCGAGCCCATGGGGCTGCTCTGGGCCCTGGAGCCCGAGCGGCCTTTATGGCGCCTGGTCAAGCGCGACGTGCGGACGCCCTTCGTGGTGGAGCTGGAGGTGCTGGACGGCCACGAGCCCGACGGCGGGCAGCTGCTGGCGCGGGCGGTGCACGAGCGTCACTTCATGGCTCCCGGGGTGCGGCGCGTGCCCGTGCGCGAGGGCCGTGTGCGCGCCACGCTCTTCCTGCCCCCAG GAAATGGACCCTTTCCTGGGATCATAGACATTTTGGGACTTGGAGGTGGCCTTCTGGAGTATCGGGCTAGTCTGCTGGCTGGGAAGGGTTTTGCTGTCCTGGCTCTGGCTTATTATAGCTACGATGACCTCCCCAAGAGCGTGAAGACCCTTCACCTGGAGTACTTTGAGGAAGCTGTGAACTACCTGCTCAGGCACCCTCAG gTCAAGGGACCAGGGATTGGCCTGCTGGGGACTTCCAAAGGGGCTCAACTctgcctctccatggcctctttcCTGAAAGGCATCACGGCTGCTGTCATAATCAATGGCTGTATGGCCAATGTTGCTGGAACATTATACTATAAGGATGAGACCTTGCCCCCTTTGGGCAGTAATTTAAATCGAATCAGG GTCAGGATGACCAGAGCTGGAAGAGTGAGTTCTATGCCAATGAGATCTCCAAACGCTTGCAGGCCCATGGGAAGGAGAAGCCCCAGATTATCTGCTACCCAAAAGCAGGGCATTATATTGAGCCCCCTTATTTCCCATGCTGCCAGTCTACCCTACTTAACGTTTATAATGGACCTGTCGTCTTTGGAGGGGAGCCCAGTCCTCATGCCATGGCCCAGGTGGATGCATGGCAGAAACTCCAGACTTTCTTCCACAAACATTTGGGTGGTGAAGAGGGGACAATCCCAGCAAAACTGTGATTTTCTTTGA
- the LOC102927827 gene encoding acyl-coenzyme A thioesterase 5-like isoform X2, which translates to MAAATLSLEPAGRSCWDEPLSIAVHGLAPEQPVTLRAALRDEKGARFRAHARYRADAHGRLDLARAPALGGSFAGLEPMGLLWALEPERPLWRLVKRDVRTPFVVELEVLDGHEPDGGQLLARAVHERHFMAPGVRRVPVREGRVRATLFLPPGNGPFPGIIDILGLGGGLLEYRASLLAGKGFAVLALAYYSYDDLPKSVKTLHLEYFEEAVNYLLRHPQVKGPGIGLLGTSKGAQLCLSMASFLKGITAAVIINGCMANVAGTLYYKDETLPPLGSNLNRIRVTKDGLKDTLDVLNCPLEGPDQKSIIPVERAAI; encoded by the exons ATGGCGGCGGCAACGCTGAGCCTGGAGCCCGCGGGCCGCAGCTGCTGGGACGAGCCGCTGAGCATCGCCGTGCACGGCCTGGCCCCCGAGCAGCCCGTCACGCTGCGCGCCGCCCTGCGCGACGAGAAAGGCGCGCGCTTCCGCGCCCACGCGCGCTACCGCGCCGACGCCCACGGCCGCCTGGACCTGGCGCGCGCGCCCGCGCTGGGCGGCAGCTTCGCGGGGCTCGAGCCCATGGGGCTGCTCTGGGCCCTGGAGCCCGAGCGGCCTTTATGGCGCCTGGTCAAGCGCGACGTGCGGACGCCCTTCGTGGTGGAGCTGGAGGTGCTGGACGGCCACGAGCCCGACGGCGGGCAGCTGCTGGCGCGGGCGGTGCACGAGCGTCACTTCATGGCTCCCGGGGTGCGGCGCGTGCCCGTGCGCGAGGGCCGTGTGCGCGCCACGCTCTTCCTGCCCCCAG GAAATGGACCCTTTCCTGGGATCATAGACATTTTGGGACTTGGAGGTGGCCTTCTGGAGTATCGGGCTAGTCTGCTGGCTGGGAAGGGTTTTGCTGTCCTGGCTCTGGCTTATTATAGCTACGATGACCTCCCCAAGAGCGTGAAGACCCTTCACCTGGAGTACTTTGAGGAAGCTGTGAACTACCTGCTCAGGCACCCTCAG gTCAAGGGACCAGGGATTGGCCTGCTGGGGACTTCCAAAGGGGCTCAACTctgcctctccatggcctctttcCTGAAAGGCATCACGGCTGCTGTCATAATCAATGGCTGTATGGCCAATGTTGCTGGAACATTATACTATAAGGATGAGACCTTGCCCCCTTTGGGCAGTAATTTAAATCGAATCAGGGTGACCAAAGATGGCCTTAAAGATACTTTGGATGTTCTGAACTGCCCTTTAGAAGGACCTGACCAGAAGAGCATCATCCCTGTGGAAAG GGCAGCGATTTGA
- the LOC102927827 gene encoding acyl-coenzyme A thioesterase 5-like isoform X1: MAAATLSLEPAGRSCWDEPLSIAVHGLAPEQPVTLRAALRDEKGARFRAHARYRADAHGRLDLARAPALGGSFAGLEPMGLLWALEPERPLWRLVKRDVRTPFVVELEVLDGHEPDGGQLLARAVHERHFMAPGVRRVPVREGRVRATLFLPPGNGPFPGIIDILGLGGGLLEYRASLLAGKGFAVLALAYYSYDDLPKSVKTLHLEYFEEAVNYLLRHPQVKGPGIGLLGTSKGAQLCLSMASFLKGITAAVIINGCMANVAGTLYYKDETLPPLGSNLNRIRVTKDGLKDTLDVLNCPLEGPDQKSIIPVERSDTTFLLIIGQDDQSWKSEFYANEISKRLQAHGKEKPQIICYPKAGHYIEPPYFPCCQSTLLNVYNGPVVFGGEPSPHAMAQVDAWQKLQTFFHKHLGGEEGTIPAKL, encoded by the exons ATGGCGGCGGCAACGCTGAGCCTGGAGCCCGCGGGCCGCAGCTGCTGGGACGAGCCGCTGAGCATCGCCGTGCACGGCCTGGCCCCCGAGCAGCCCGTCACGCTGCGCGCCGCCCTGCGCGACGAGAAAGGCGCGCGCTTCCGCGCCCACGCGCGCTACCGCGCCGACGCCCACGGCCGCCTGGACCTGGCGCGCGCGCCCGCGCTGGGCGGCAGCTTCGCGGGGCTCGAGCCCATGGGGCTGCTCTGGGCCCTGGAGCCCGAGCGGCCTTTATGGCGCCTGGTCAAGCGCGACGTGCGGACGCCCTTCGTGGTGGAGCTGGAGGTGCTGGACGGCCACGAGCCCGACGGCGGGCAGCTGCTGGCGCGGGCGGTGCACGAGCGTCACTTCATGGCTCCCGGGGTGCGGCGCGTGCCCGTGCGCGAGGGCCGTGTGCGCGCCACGCTCTTCCTGCCCCCAG GAAATGGACCCTTTCCTGGGATCATAGACATTTTGGGACTTGGAGGTGGCCTTCTGGAGTATCGGGCTAGTCTGCTGGCTGGGAAGGGTTTTGCTGTCCTGGCTCTGGCTTATTATAGCTACGATGACCTCCCCAAGAGCGTGAAGACCCTTCACCTGGAGTACTTTGAGGAAGCTGTGAACTACCTGCTCAGGCACCCTCAG gTCAAGGGACCAGGGATTGGCCTGCTGGGGACTTCCAAAGGGGCTCAACTctgcctctccatggcctctttcCTGAAAGGCATCACGGCTGCTGTCATAATCAATGGCTGTATGGCCAATGTTGCTGGAACATTATACTATAAGGATGAGACCTTGCCCCCTTTGGGCAGTAATTTAAATCGAATCAGGGTGACCAAAGATGGCCTTAAAGATACTTTGGATGTTCTGAACTGCCCTTTAGAAGGACCTGACCAGAAGAGCATCATCCCTGTGGAAAGGTCAGATACAACCTTCCTGTTGATTATAGGTCAGGATGACCAGAGCTGGAAGAGTGAGTTCTATGCCAATGAGATCTCCAAACGCTTGCAGGCCCATGGGAAGGAGAAGCCCCAGATTATCTGCTACCCAAAAGCAGGGCATTATATTGAGCCCCCTTATTTCCCATGCTGCCAGTCTACCCTACTTAACGTTTATAATGGACCTGTCGTCTTTGGAGGGGAGCCCAGTCCTCATGCCATGGCCCAGGTGGATGCATGGCAGAAACTCCAGACTTTCTTCCACAAACATTTGGGTGGTGAAGAGGGGACAATCCCAGCAAAACTGTGA
- the LOC143268466 gene encoding acyl-coenzyme A thioesterase 5-like produces MAAATLSLEPAGRSCWDEPLSIAVHGLAPEQPVTLRAALRDEKGARFRAHARYRADAHGRLDLARAPALGGSFAGLEPMGLLWALEPERPFWRLIKRDVRTPFVVELEVLDGHEPDGGRLLARAVHERHFMAPGVRRVPVREGRVRATLFLPPGNGPFPGIIDIFGLGGGLLEYRASLLAGKGFAVLALAYYKYDDLPKSVKTLHLEYFEEAVNYLLRHPQVKGPGIGLLGTSKGAQLCLSMASFLKGITAAVIINGCMANVAGTLYYKDETLPPLGSNLNRIRVTKDGLKDTLDVLNCPLEGPDQKSIIPVERSDTTFLLIVGQDDQSWKSEFYANEISKRLQAHGKEKPQIICYPKAGHYIEPPYFPCCQSTLLKVYNGPVIFGGEPRPHAMAQVDAWQKLQTFFHKHLGGEEGTIPAKL; encoded by the exons ATGGCGGCGGCGACGCTGAGCCTGGAGCCCGCGGGCCGCAGCTGCTGGGACGAGCCGCTGAGCATCGCAGTGCACGGCCTGGCCCCCGAGCAGCCCGTCACGCTGCGCGCCGCCCTGCGCGACGAGAAAGGCGCGCGCTTCCGCGCCCACGCGCGCTACCGCGCCGACGCCCACGGCCGCCTGGACCTGGCGCGCGCGCCCGCACTGGGCGGCAGCTTCGCGGGGCTCGAGCCCATGGGGCTGCTCTGGGCCCTGGAGCCCGAGCGGCCTTTCTGGCGCCTGATCAAGCGCGACGTGCGGACGCCCTTCGTGGTGGAGCTGGAGGTGCTGGACGGCCACGAGCCCGACGGCGGGCGGCTGCTGGCGCGGGCGGTGCACGAGCGTCACTTCATGGCTCCTGGGGTGCGGCGCGTGCCCGTGCGCGAGGGCCGTGTGCGCGCCACGCTCTTCCTGCCCCCAG GAAATGGACCCTTTCCTGGGATCATAGACATTTTTGGACTTGGAGGTGGCCTTCTGGAGTATCGGGCTAGTCTGCTGGCTGGGAAGGGTTTTGCTGTCCTGGCTCTGGCTTATTATAAATACGATGACCTCCCCAAGAGCGTGAAGACCCTTCACCTGGAGTACTTTGAGGAAGCTGTGAACTACCTGCTCAGGCACCCTCAG GTCAAGGGACCAGGGATTGGCCTGCTGGGGACTTCCAAAGGGGCTCAACTctgcctctccatggcctctttcCTGAAAGGCATCACGGCTGCTGTCATAATCAATGGCTGTATGGCCAATGTTGCTGGAACATTATACTATAAGGATGAGACCCTTCCCCCTTTGGGCAGTAATCTAAATCGAATCAGGGTGACCAAAGATGGCCTTAAAGATACTTTGGATGTTCTGAATTGCCCTTTAGAAGGACCTGACCAGAAGAGCATCATCCCTGTGGAAAGGTCAGATACGACCTTCCTGTTGATTGTGGGTCAGGATGACCAGAGCTGGAAGAGCGAGTTCTATGCCAATGAGATCTCCAAACGCTTGCAGGCCCATGGGAAGGAGAAACCCCAGATCATCTGCTACCCAAAAGCAGGGCATTATATTGAGCCCCCTTATTTCCCATGCTGCCAGTCTACCCTACTCAAAGTTTATAACGGACCTGTCATCTTTGGAGGGGAGCCCAGGCCTCATGCCATGGCCCAGGTGGATGCATGGCAGAAACTCCAGACTTTCTTCCACAAACATTTGGGTGGTGAAGAGGGGACAATCCCAGCAAAACTGTGA